Below is a genomic region from Nilaparvata lugens isolate BPH chromosome 8, ASM1435652v1, whole genome shotgun sequence.
TATTTCAACCGCAgttcataattttcaattctctgACAAGAAAACAAATTTTGAGCACAATGACGTGGAAAATCTTTCAAACACTTATTTGCAAAATGGTGTAAAACCTCAAACATCTTTTATAGAAGGAGCTTCCAAATTGACTGATTCAAAAATAGGTCAAATTCATgcatatattaataataatttatcattagatCCGAAGACTATCGTACTACAAGATGTGGGCCATTATCCAGAAATGATTGATACAAATATTCCAATATCACCTTGTACTTATGAGAGTGAAAGTGAAGAATACCATGAGGCCCGTGATTACAGTCACTCTGATACAATTGAGGAGGAAAAATCATATCCAGTTTTCTCGCATAACTCCAACAGTAAGCTTCATCAAATAAAGagtgaaaatacaaataaagtTGAACTCATggataataaattgatagatgTTGTTGGAGCCAATAgtgagaaaattttcaatttcaatggaagaagaaatgagaaaattgtaaaattttctGGAAACAATAAAATCACATACCAAAATGATTCGAGGATTGGATCAAGAGTTGAATGTAACAAGGGTGAAATACATGAGTATCGGAAAACAAATTCTCAAATTGAAAAGCAAGTGGAAAATCGTAGTCGACCAAGAATAAGAGTCACCAAACAGAGgaagttgataaaaatgaaacagAAAGATAGGTCAAAAACAAGAAGTCGTAGCCGAAAAAAGTCTGTCCATGATATGGCAACTGGCACTTCCGACTTGGATCTTTTCGAATATTTTCAGCAATGGCCTCAGCGTCTATCAAGACAACGGGATCCATTCTATTCACTGCCTGCGAAGAGAAGGCTTTTTGATTATTCAACTGAGGAGCCAAGTGGTATTTTCCATCCTTCAATGATCCAGCCTTACAATTTCAGCAGTGCTAGACAAAATCAAGCACAAAATGAAGTATTTGTGAGGAAACACATGTCCTTGAACTCACTGTTGAAACAACCCTTCAGCAATAACGAACTTTCCGACAATGGAAGCAACACTACTTACTCCATTCGAAGCTCCAGCGACCAAGGAACTCTATCTGTGAAAAATGAGGACTACCCAACAAGTGATGATCGCTTTTCAATCCGTAACAGcactattttgaataattccaaCACAAACATTTTCGTATTTAGATCATTTGAGGATCGCTTTAAACCACCGCAAGCCCCTGATTCGGATAAAGAGATTTGGTTTGGTGGTAGTAATTTTATGAAACCTATTGAACAACTTGATTATTCAGGGAGTGAATCTAGTAAAGGACGAGCTTCATCCACAGACAGaaggatgaaaaagaagaaatatcTCGCTGTAAAGAAGCAAAGACAAGTTGctgatgaaaaatgtaatttaaaagaaattaaaCAGAATGATGGTGAGAGTGGAACTTGCGTTTCAAAAGGTGGGACATCAGTTTCCAAAGTGCAGGCTGTTATATCCTACGTTGGTAATATTCATAGTGATCATATAGAAACTCCTCAATGTACACAACTTGTGCATGAGACCAAAATTCTACACAGTCAACACACTCTCGTGAACCCTACCAAAAAATGTAGCCTTGAAACACTGAGACATAATGAGTGCCTTATTAGAAAGCAGAGAAAACATCAAGCAGGTGAAACTGATTCAATTGGCAAGAAAAATAtcgatataattttcaataataaaaataaattgtcgCCTGATTCGGAGAAACTGAGAGAACAATCAAGAGAGGGAATTAGTATGAGAAGACCAAGTAGCTCACCTCTGACTTCAAATTCCAAAAGAGACTATAAAGACATCGGAATCAAACGTCCATCACGGGAAGACTGTAGATTGCAATTGGTGAATGGCAGAGGAGACATTCATTTGACCGAAGTTCATCAAAAAAGTCTTCTTAATAGTTTAACATCATTGAACCGTGAGTACACTGTTTCAAAAATGGACAGAACTTCAACTAAACCCGGTTTAGAGCCGAaggttatttttaaaatctcagCTTCAAGTGAAGACTTACGGAATGATAAAATAAGGTCCAATGAACATCTAGCTTCTGTGAATACAACAAAATCTATATCGTCATGCAGTGGGATTGAAACAGATGCATTTTCGAAGataaaaatgaagaagtttGGTAAAAAGTATGTATCATGtaatgatttgatgaatgatgatAGTTTTTATTCGAAAATCAGTATTATTCCTCTACCAGGGGATGATAAAGGGCTGATACAACAAGTGAGCATAATTGGTCAAAGATTGTGGGTCCAAGGCGCAACTATTAGTGCATATAATAACTGTTTCACAGAGAAAGAGGAGCAAAATAAAGATGAAACTTGTAAAGCTCCAACAGGTTTGGATGATAACAGACCTGCATCATCTTCTAAGAAATCTGTAGATAACAACGAAAAGAGTGATAAGTCCCCAAAAATAAACGATGATACTGTTAAGGAAGTGACAAAGAAAAGACCAGTCTATACACCACCACATGGTAGAGTAAATAGTAAGAAAAATGAGCCGACAGAATCTAAACCTCGATTCTGTCCCTATGTAagcaaaaattattcaatcgataaatcaaacagtttgaaACCTTCAAACATGAATCGTAAAACCCCTGAAAGGAAACCTCAACGGTCTCCCAAACAGCCAGTGAAACAAAAGCCtgaagaagatgcaagtaaactGCGTGAGAATCGAAATGTAATTGGGGATAATGATCAATGTCTAGATGCTGCAGCTAGTATTCAGAATTGTTTAAACTCTAATactgcttttcataataattttaatcCTAATAATGATGTTTATGATAGTTTCAAtactaataattacatgaataatgCAGAAAATTATAATGCTGTGCCCCGTGGCCAAGTTGTGACAGTTGAAAATGATGGAGATATGAACAGAGGGAATGACAGTGATATTGATGACGGAGTTTTTAAAATCAATCCAGAGGCTCAAACCGATATTGAAGAAGAGGTTGGAGAAAAtgtcaaattcaataaaaagcGTTCTGATGTTAAAGTTGGTGAACGTTTAGTTATCAATAGTTCAGATGCAGCTAAAGATAATAAAACTTATGAGATAAGGCCTACCAGTGAGCATGAAGAAAGCATTGTTGATAACTCAGGTACGAGAATTAGCAGGAAAATCCAAAGTAATTCTGGGGATTCTAGTGTAACAAGAAGGAAAAGTCAACAGAACTCTATTAATGTGGAATACCAGAAACGGTCTCCTAGTAGGACTTCAAGAATGAAGAAACGGTCCCCGTCTAAAGATAGAGGCTCATCAGCATCTGATGTCGATGAGTTGGAAGATTTGAAAGTAATTCGACAAAAGCTGTGCTCTATTTTACCACCTGATTCTTCCTTCAGACAGATATTATTGAAGAAACTTAGTGGTGGGGATAAgaataatagaatgaatagtGAAGAGGTGGATATATTTGGCGCTCCTTTGAAGAATAGTTCGGGTAGTAATTTTTATAACGATCATGGTTACCCCGTGGCACATATTTCTGGTGTGTCTTTATATAACAGTAAAGGAATACCGATGAAGGGCGCATACGGTAGGCCTTTGCATACAACTTTAAAAAAAGAATTGGCAAAAATTGTAGATGGCTCAGAGGAGAGAAGAAACATTTTTCATCGAACAAATCGTTATTTCGAGGAACAACTTCTGCATATCCTTGAATCCGTCAGCAATGTGAGAACTGATGAGTTTGGTCGAGTCTATGACAGCTATGGGAGACCTTTGTTCGACCGTTATGGTTTCCTACTCTATGACCACATCGGTAATCCTCTGACAGACGCGTTGGGAAGGAAACTAACCGACAAACATGGCGTTTCGATAATGGGCCCTCGTAAGAAATGCGCGAACGTTGTGCTGACAAATTTATCCTCAAATGAATCATTATCATCACATCAGTCGTCGGATGAGAGACTTGTCAAAAATAGAACTGAATTGATTAATCGGAGAAAGGATAACAGTAAAGAAAATATGTGGAAGATGTGTAAGAGAcaagtttcattcaatatggaccCAACAATCATTACACTGAACCACTCTGACTCTGAACTTGAAACCAGTGCTTCTAACTTTAAAAGATGATTTATCGAAAAAATT
It encodes:
- the LOC111044861 gene encoding uncharacterized protein LOC111044861, encoding MIRRSQSDIILSNLLIETQYGKVDQSLEKCKALLKGIQREFKKTRDFWKQLKVDVDSVSTKFAESICDNLEIHSENIKDSLQDGVVESSGKCSKKAKGNNADTILKPDDYSKIASGASKITNNLKDADDLQEESIRFSKISRLDVKHLEAFLDIVQKTQVSQCATRNESSSIEDFSSEIDIFEDAVCQLSSVTSLTYDSLTNSSTDISTAVHNFQFSDKKTNFEHNDVENLSNTYLQNGVKPQTSFIEGASKLTDSKIGQIHAYINNNLSLDPKTIVLQDVGHYPEMIDTNIPISPCTYESESEEYHEARDYSHSDTIEEEKSYPVFSHNSNSKLHQIKSENTNKVELMDNKLIDVVGANSEKIFNFNGRRNEKIVKFSGNNKITYQNDSRIGSRVECNKGEIHEYRKTNSQIEKQVENRSRPRIRVTKQRKLIKMKQKDRSKTRSRSRKKSVHDMATGTSDLDLFEYFQQWPQRLSRQRDPFYSLPAKRRLFDYSTEEPSGIFHPSMIQPYNFSSARQNQAQNEVFVRKHMSLNSLLKQPFSNNELSDNGSNTTYSIRSSSDQGTLSVKNEDYPTSDDRFSIRNSTILNNSNTNIFVFRSFEDRFKPPQAPDSDKEIWFGGSNFMKPIEQLDYSGSESSKGRASSTDRRMKKKKYLAVKKQRQVADEKCNLKEIKQNDGESGTCVSKGGTSVSKVQAVISYVGNIHSDHIETPQCTQLVHETKILHSQHTLVNPTKKCSLETLRHNECLIRKQRKHQAGETDSIGKKNIDIIFNNKNKLSPDSEKLREQSREGISMRRPSSSPLTSNSKRDYKDIGIKRPSREDCRLQLVNGRGDIHLTEVHQKSLLNSLTSLNREYTVSKMDRTSTKPGLEPKVIFKISASSEDLRNDKIRSNEHLASVNTTKSISSCSGIETDAFSKIKMKKFGKKYVSCNDLMNDDSFYSKISIIPLPGDDKGLIQQVSIIGQRLWVQGATISAYNNCFTEKEEQNKDETCKAPTGLDDNRPASSSKKSVDNNEKSDKSPKINDDTVKEVTKKRPVYTPPHGRVNSKKNEPTESKPRFCPYVSKNYSIDKSNSLKPSNMNRKTPERKPQRSPKQPVKQKPEEDASKLRENRNVIGDNDQCLDAAASIQNCLNSNTAFHNNFNPNNDVYDSFNTNNYMNNAENYNAVPRGQVVTVENDGDMNRGNDSDIDDGVFKINPEAQTDIEEEVGENVKFNKKRSDVKVGERLVINSSDAAKDNKTYEIRPTSEHEESIVDNSGTRISRKIQSNSGDSSVTRRKSQQNSINVEYQKRSPSRTSRMKKRSPSKDRGSSASDVDELEDLKVIRQKLCSILPPDSSFRQILLKKLSGGDKNNRMNSEEVDIFGAPLKNSSGSNFYNDHGYPVAHISGVSLYNSKGIPMKGAYGRPLHTTLKKELAKIVDGSEERRNIFHRTNRYFEEQLLHILESVSNVRTDEFGRVYDSYGRPLFDRYGFLLYDHIGNPLTDALGRKLTDKHGVSIMGPRKKCANVVLTNLSSNESLSSHQSSDERLVKNRTELINRRKDNSKENMWKMCKRQVSFNMDPTIITLNHSDSELETSASNFKR